The sequence TGCTTTACTCTGAATCTACAATATAACAatttcaggctgcccagggagataaaTCTTAACACAGTTTTATAACCTCTACTAATATAAACATATTGGCAATGAATTTTGACCAGCAATAGTGAACTTTCAAACTTAAATAATTATTCTACAATTATTTTAACAATTAAATGTTCCTGACTACCAATATTCATGGAAaatgtaaaaaacaaaaaaaaaacccaaccaaaccaaaccaaaaccccaaacaaaaaaactcacCAATAATGCAGCTTTAACTTCCAATATTCTGTAACAAGTGCAGCTTTATGAAAGGAATGTACAAGAAAATTATGTACTAGACTTACTGTAAAAAAGAGAAACATCAACTTACACTGTGTTTTAAAAGAAGAATACTGTATGCCTGCACTTTATCATAAATGGCCACGTTAAGTCACAGTTTCTTCTTTACTGCAAATGAAGGATATTTATTCACAAACCTTCCAAAGTACGTACACATCAGCATTTGATTAAATCCTTTTCCTTGTGAAAATAAAGTTAATTTACACTTAAGAGTGAACAATGAGGTGGCTGTTTTTGTAGTAAGACATTTAAGGACCTTGGTAGCCAGTACCAATTGTATTTGCAAGTAGCCCCTCAGCTTTTGGTttttcttaaaacaaacaaacaaacaaaatatgcTACAATCATAGTTACTCATTTACTTTAAAAATTCTAAAGAAAAGTAGCATTTATACATATAAGTTCTCATATAAATTATAAAACTCAAGTTCATCTTATAGAGTTCCATCCCCAGAAGAAGCATAAAGCACTTTTGTGGTACCTTCACCAGTAAATATTTGTATCACATTAAATCTCTGAGAAATGCAACAAAGATGATACTGCATCCCAAAGCTGAAAGAGAACGTTCTGATGCAGTCTCTTGTGATTGATGTGCTTCATGAGACCATATGATTGCTGTGACTTGACTTAATTTGAAATGAAGGAAATACAAAGAAATACACCTCACCAGTTCAGTAGGTATAAGAAACATCAGTGAACAGCAGACTCAACCCATGTCTCAACCCATTTGAGGTCAACAGTCTTTGGAAGACGAGGAGGAGGGAGTTTAAAATTAcgacagcaaaataaaataacaacaacaataatgaGGTAAACTCCCTTAAAAAGGCCAAATAGGCTGAGATGTCAGGAGAGAGTTTGATTGTACCTGACACCCAAATGTTTTTGTAGCCAGAGTTCAGCAAGCTGCATGGTAGAGGCAAATGTACTTGCTTTGGACCCTAAGCACATTTTATATTGTTTTGGATCTAAATTGGGGTCACATTGAACTGGATGAAAAATATGGACAACTCCTACTTCTTGACTTCTGAAAGCCTTCAAGCCAGATGTTACCACTTTAGTAAAAAGGTCTACATCCTCAAGTCCCCAGCCTTGAATTGAGGTATCAAATCCACCAGCAGCAAGGAGATCACTTTTGTATATACACGTAATTCCAAATCCATACTCCCTCCAAAATCCAGTTCGTTTTGTGAAAACAAAACTACTGTCAGCTGGAGGGTTGCCTCCATATATTAGTTTTGGATCATACTGGCTAAAGATGATAGGGTAGTAAACCTGTTCTCCCTGAATAGTGTTATCTCTGCATCGTTGTAGAAAGTCTGGTGTGAATACTAGATCAACatcacagaacagcagcaaagtGCCATTGTCAAACCTAGATGAGGCCATTTCAAGACCTAAACCTCTAGAAAACTTGCCTGCCATCGGAATTAGTGTCATATCTGCCTTAGGATACCTAATGCTGTATTCTTTCATTAGCTGTATATGTTTGTTGGAGTCTTGGCCTGATACAGCATTGAAGAGAATTATTGCCAACTTTACATTCTGCCTGGGAATCAGACAAGTCTTCTCAAAGTTGTCCATAAATCTTGAGAAAATGTCAAATCTGCCTGTGAGAGGGACAAGAATATGTATTTTCTTGTCATTGTGCCCCCCAATGTCTTTGGTACCTTGGAACGATGAGGGAAAAATCTTGAAAGaatttgaaagaaaagggaaagaattgGTGTCCGTTTTGGCATCGTCCAGCAGGCTTCTTACATCCAGCTCCTCTGTTTCTTTGAAAAAGGGTTTGCTAAATAGTTGTTGAAGGTAAGCGTGGCGTCTCACCGGAACGGTAACTTTCCTTCCTTTGTGCCTCTTGTACAAAAGCAGTAAATCCAGGATGTACTCTACTCCATGTAGGGGGTCCACCCTGCGATAGCCATACTGTATTTCTTTGAAATCAATCATCCTTCCTCTGGATCTAGAGTTCTCATTTATCATTTCCATGACCTGCATCACAGTGTCATCCAGTGCAGCCCGTAGgacactgctcaggctctgccgGGGTGGTTGGTTCTCCGCTATTgagtaaagaaattttcctgTCAGGAACTCCCACTCAATGACTTCATCCCTTTCACGAGGCTGGAAATGATTGAAAGATGGGAGCACTCCCAGTTGCTGATCTTCCTTATTTACTTCGCTGTTACTGAGCTTGCTCATCAGGGCACTTTCTCTATGAAGCTGGATGGTCCGATAGCGCAGTTCAGAAATTTTGCGACTCAGTATGTAATTGTGCAGCCGGTATTGGTAGGCTGGTCTTTTGTTTGGATGAAGCGTTATGGCTGCGTGAATCTTGCTGTTGTGAAGATCTTGAATGTAACCCTTGCGATTGTGTTCATAATTTTCATGGAACAGTTGCTGCAtctagagagaaagaaaagaaaaaagacattaAGTGGAAGTGTTTCTATCCACAAAAGGATTCACACTGGTACTTTTGATCATTACAAATTCTTATAGCTGATGGTTATTTTTAGGCACAGAATTGTAAAGTATGCAGTAGGAATTATTTACACTGCTCTGGTCTCAGTTTCAGTACTGTTCACAGTAAGCAAATATTATTCTCTAACTAGACAGAAGGGCAGACATCTTAGGTTTAACGTTACTTTGTCCAACTGCAAAactaaaagaaatatttaacCAAAGGTCTCTAGGTGACATTTCTGAGTTCCTAGGTGCAGTCTGAATGCTGCTGTGCACAAAACATAAAGTCTTCACCTACATCTAAATCCTTATTAGCACACATGCTTACTGAAAAATTAACGACACGTTTTGTAAAAGAACCTTGGATTTATACAGCTGGAagtcagtcactagtggtgtcccccagggatcagtgctgggccctatgCTCtataacatctttattgatgatctggatgagggcattgagtccatcaccagtaaatttgctgacgacaccaagctgggggcaggagttgatctgctggagggtagagaggctctgcagagggacctcaataggctggacagatgggcagagtccaacggcatgagatttaacacatccaagtgccggattctgcacgttggccacagcaaccccatgcagtgctacaggctggggtcagagtggctggagaacggccaggtggagagggacctcgGGATACTGGTTGATGTTAGGCTGatcatgagcctgcagtgtgcccaggcagccaagaaggccaatggcatcctggcctgcatcaggaacagtgtggccagcaggagcagggaggtcattatgCCCCCGTaaactgcactggttaggccacaccttgagtcctgtgtccagttctgggcccctcagtttaggaaggatgttgacttgctggaatgcgtccagagaagggcaacaaagttggtgaggggtttggaacacaagccttacgaggagaggctgagggagctggggttgcttagcatggagaagaggaggctcaggggtgaccttattgctctctacaactacctgaggggaggttgtggacaggtggagattagtctcttctcccaggcaaccagcaacagaacaagaggaaacagtctcaggctgcgccaggggaggtttaggctggaggttaggaaaaaattctacacagagagagtgattgtccattggaatgggctgcccggggaggtgatggagtcaccttctattctattctattctattctattctattctattctattctattctattctattctattctattctattctatgtctgtGGAGTGCAAAGCTGGGTGTATTTCCTACAGACATatacaaatagaatagaatagaatagaatagaatagaatagaatagaccaggttggaagcgaccttcaagatcatcgtgtccaacacatcaaccaatccaacccacctaaaaaactaacccacggcaccaagcaccccatcaacgagaatgaacacttccaatgatggtgactccaccacctcccagggcagcccattccaatgggcaatcactctctctgtatagaacttcttcctaacatccagcataaacctcccctggtgcagcctgagactgtgtcctcttgttctggtaatggctgcctgggagaagagaccaacccgcatctggctacaacctcccttcaggtagttatagagagcaatgtcacccctgagtctcctgctctccacgctaagcaaccccaactccctcagccactcctcatagggcttgtgttccaaacccctcaccaactttgttgctcttctctggactcattccagcaagtcaacatccttcctaaactgaggggcccagaactggacacagtactcgaggtgtggcctaacgagtgcagtgtacaggggcataatgacctccctgctcctgctggccacactgttcctgatgcaggccaggatgccattagccctcggctgcctgggcacactgcaggctcatgttcagcctaccatcaaccagtatccccaggtccctctctacctggccgttctccagccactctgactctagcctgtagctctgcatggggttgctgtggccaatgtgcagaacccggcacttggatgtgttaaatctcatgccgttggactctgcccatctgtccagcctgtcgaggtccctctgcagagcctctctaccctccagcagatcaactcctgaccccagcttggtgtcgtccgcaaattcactgatgatggactcaatgcactcgtccagatcatcaataaagatgttatagagcatggggcccagtactgatccctggggcacaccactagtgactggccaccagctggatgtggcaccattcaccaccactctctgggctcggccctccagccagttcctaacccatcacagtgtgatcccatccaagccaggggctgacagctgggccaggagtttgctatgggggacggtgtcaaaggccttgctgaggtccaggtagactacatccacaggcctccccacatccaccaggcagtcacctgatcatagaaggagatcaggttggtcaggcaggacctgcccttcctaaatccaagctggctgggcctgatcccttggccatcctgtaagtgctgtgtgattgcactcaggatgacctgttccaaaatcttgcctggcactgaggtcaggctgacaggcctatgattccctggctcatccaactggcccttcttgtggatgggcaccacactggccagcttccagtcttctggaacctctccagtgagccaggactgctgaaaaatgatggagagtggcttggccagctcatctgccagctttctcagcaccctaggatggatcccatctggtcccatggacttgtggggatccaagtggctgaggagagtTCCAAcaacctgctcatggaacatagtTGGAATAATGCTACTTAAAAAATTGGATGGACTCATTTCAacgaaaactttttttttttccccatgcagaCAAAGAATTCCATGACTGAAATATAGCCATTGGGATATGTGTTGGCAGggatacagataacagaatatGTCAGTTAAGCTATAGATCATGCTAGTATAACTTACCCTGAAAAATTTCTAATATATATTTCTATGCCATTAAAATACATTCTACTTCCATCAAATTTGTAATTGTAATGTCTTCTAGATAGTGAAAAGATATATTTTATGGCTGAAGAACAGGTCTAGTATTAAAAGTAACTGGTCCTTATACTTTACTCTGCTTACAGTTAAGgtgtagactcatagaatcaccatggttggaaaggacctttaagatcaagtccaaccgtaaCTCAACCATCCcaaccactaaactatgtcctgaagcaccacatctacatccttcttgaacacctccaggaatggtgattctaccacctccctgggcagactgttccaacacctcagcactctttcagtaaagaaacttttcctagtatccagtctaaccctgccctccTGTTCTGTAGCACAACTtaagtccatttcctcttgtcctatcactaattacttgggagaagagatcacaccagtctcactacaacctcctttcagacagTTGCAAAGAACCATAAGAACTCTCCTtcgccttctcttttccagactataCAATCCCAGTACCTTTAGCTGTTCCTCATCTGATgtgctctccaaacccctcaccttcctcatttctgttctctggacatgattcaggccctcaatgtctttcttgtactgtggggcccagaactgaacacagtacttaagCTGTGTACTCAGCAGAACCAAGTAcaggagcacagggcacaatcacttctctACTCCTGATGaacacactgtttctgatacaggccaggatgctgttggccttcttggccacctaggcacactgctggctcaagttcAGGCAGccatccagcagcactcccaaaaCTGTTtccactgggctgctttccagcaagtaTGAGCAAACCATAAAACCCTCCATGACTCAGTTTCCTCCATAAAAGAGCTCTTTATTAGTGTAATGTAACGaatattttttcttaaataAGCAGTGATATGGAGAAGCAAAATATTAACATCATAAACACACTTAAGACCCATTAGTCTTTGCTATGCTAACACCTACTAACTCcagaaaaatattatttcccATGAATAGCACATAGAGTCTGCTCTTTTTATCTGCAAACAGACTGGTCTGTAATTAATACATAAGGAAAATGTGTTAATCTGATAGAAAACGTTGGTCAAGGAGGTGTTGTAAGCTTGAGCTATAGTCAGATATTGAGATGAGTATTGATGTTTGTCTTTTAGACAGAGCAAGGAAATCAAGAGAGGTGAGATCTTATGACACAATGTCTTAACCTCAAAACATCTAGCTCCAACACTTTCCAGAACAGAGGTTTTGCTACTAGAAGTAATTCCTAGCATAGGGCAATACATTTAGAGTAACTCCTAAAAAAGCTAGCAATGAAAATTCTTTTAAATCTGTCAGCATGCCCTTGTCATTGTCTAATGCTTAAACACTGTTGCatttagaaacacagaattttaATACAAAATTTCCAGAaactccatcccaccccattCAGACCCCAAATAATTGTTTGAACAAACATGGTTACTATTAGGTTTTTTTGAGGCTGTAATTATATAATGTGGAGAAAAGCAATGTGTTCTGAGAGCTACCTTAAGCTGTCTAAAATTTGTATTTAATAAAACAGATATCTGAGAGAGCACAAAAAGAACCCCATATATAGCTAAAAATTATTCAAATACTCCTTATTCACAGAGCTTCTACCTAAAGCTGTCAGTGCACATTTGTTCTGTCTTTGGAGGTGGTTATTTTGCTTGTTATGCAAGATCAGATGAACAGGGACATGAGTGTTTGGGCTATCACAGGGTACAGAAACCAATACAATCAGTTCAGAGTCAGCATTTAACCAGCAGTA is a genomic window of Dryobates pubescens isolate bDryPub1 chromosome Z, bDryPub1.pri, whole genome shotgun sequence containing:
- the CHSY3 gene encoding chondroitin sulfate synthase 3, encoding MAARSRRPWLSVVLGLVLGFTAASWLIAPKVAELSEKRRGASICSYYARSAGPGAAGGAAAPGGQQAPPEAAVVLGGTSFRSSAWELPPAAAELGGTVSSPAAGGEGDPEEEEEGGEKRSGRPGSSHNGSGDWGGAPGCAKPRNFLYVGVMTAQKYLGSRAVAAQRTWAPSVPGRVEFFSSQGSAAPPGLPPLPVVALPGVDDSYPPQKKSFMMIKYMHDHYLDKYEWFMRADDDVYIKGEKLEEFLRSLNSSKPLYLGQTGLGNIEELGKLGLEPGENFCMGGPGMIFSREVLRRMVPHIGECLREMYTTHEDVEVGRCVRRFGGTQCVWSYEMQQLFHENYEHNRKGYIQDLHNSKIHAAITLHPNKRPAYQYRLHNYILSRKISELRYRTIQLHRESALMSKLSNSEVNKEDQQLGVLPSFNHFQPRERDEVIEWEFLTGKFLYSIAENQPPRQSLSSVLRAALDDTVMQVMEMINENSRSRGRMIDFKEIQYGYRRVDPLHGVEYILDLLLLYKRHKGRKVTVPVRRHAYLQQLFSKPFFKETEELDVRSLLDDAKTDTNSFPFLSNSFKIFPSSFQGTKDIGGHNDKKIHILVPLTGRFDIFSRFMDNFEKTCLIPRQNVKLAIILFNAVSGQDSNKHIQLMKEYSIRYPKADMTLIPMAGKFSRGLGLEMASSRFDNGTLLLFCDVDLVFTPDFLQRCRDNTIQGEQVYYPIIFSQYDPKLIYGGNPPADSSFVFTKRTGFWREYGFGITCIYKSDLLAAGGFDTSIQGWGLEDVDLFTKVVTSGLKAFRSQEVGVVHIFHPVQCDPNLDPKQYKMCLGSKASTFASTMQLAELWLQKHLGVRYNQTLS